A window of Candida orthopsilosis Co 90-125, chromosome 8 draft sequence contains these coding sequences:
- a CDS encoding Kap114 protein (S. cerevisiae homolog KAP114 has protein transporter activity, has role in transcription factor import into nucleus and localizes to cytoplasm, nucleus) translates to MPDILQLIINQTSPDNNVRKSSELEFNEVVKSNPSESSYLILEASLNNSIPIDLRQSCLLHLKRLVPKFWSLGFSSFIGPPIDQELKKVIRTKLLELVLGSGNSKIRNGAAYAIVQIASVDYPDEWPDLINQLYAAASDLNNEEAMLGGLQVLTDLVDDLITEEQFWDGGVGLGINSHLNQILQNPGINISVKSQALKLYENVLAVFQSPEAFANAARKKIVLREVSGTLEILLNLIKSDGVNLIQLDFKSNLFKVIGSVIGHFHQRISIELKRSVLTATIQNLHLLAPVCNSIALNTYHAPELSELDAQDVLNALIYNLFSTISSTQHDIPISEVASIGEFCKDAIVCTALAKVKVEEYEEDINSYVSDVTGLSVDIIARDAILDLWSELNETDARGICAMIIDSFSSDERLLEAELYTLEGLLSNDAQLPEVPLSTLLSFIKYDSKIVTSRCILLLPKYFENFMEKEARRVFADIVTFAGKGGALIQISTLVSCSYFQHVIEFSTLDSSLQLSIFKLAYALLDECDEDGLPVLLEAIVSGIPINPKHAADQQIVAGVSVVDIIFKIAFKDPANVQLISDSSDCLTALLQNIDTQDYINACEKSLPFIFEIMEKSNGEYTPQLYLSLELLGIILKSAPGELPPRIFEYAYPILRNVLLRSSDDQILQSGGEVFDELIRKASNLFVNYKDPSSGISGLESMMQIVSKFLSPQLSDSAANKCGLIVASLVNEFQDYLSPQLLTQILEATVNRLVIAKQSITIENLIMVFCRLVLKSPEDTINFLSSMVVNQKSGLEAVLPIWFESYEVTRGFDQIKQNSLALAKIFTLGDPRISNLVVNGEIIPYDGDMIITRSMAKAMPDRYTQISAALKILKLLVGELQFQCQQPSADDFANGEENNEVQADDDEEGWEDMDDIGVPNFAKLKSYVDDHKDRPEDDSLKALLVEFFRECTSKNLGNFSHYYEQLNDNEKKIVGECLIF, encoded by the coding sequence ATGCCGGATatacttcaattgataatcaaCCAAACGTCTCCAGACAACAACGTTCGTAAATCTTCAGAGCTAGAGTTTAATGAAGTCGTCAAAAGCAATCCATCCGAGTCCTCGTATTTGATATTAGAGGCatcattgaacaattcaattcctATTGATCTTCGTCAATCATGCTtacttcatttgaagagattAGTGCCCAAGTTTTGGTCATTGGGATTTTCCTCGTTTATTGGACcaccaattgatcaagaattgaagaaagttATCAGGacaaaattgttggaattggtttTGGGGTCTGGTAACTCTAAAATCAGAAATGGTGCCGCTTATGCAATTGTGCAAATAGCTTCAGTTGATTACCCCGATGAATGGCCCGATTtgattaatcaattgtatGCTGCCGCTTCTGACTTGAACAATGAGGAGGCTATGCTAGGTGGATTGCAAGTATTGACAGACttggttgatgatttgattacaGAAGAGCAATTTTGGGATGGAGGAGTAGGTCTTGGAATCAACTCCCATTTGAACCAGATATTGCAAAACCCAGGGATTAACATTCTGGTCAAGAGTCAAGCATTGAAGTTGTACGAAAACGTTTTGGCTGTTTTTCAAAGCCCTGAGGCATTCGCCAATGCAGCAAGGAAAAAGATTGTTCTTCGAGAAGTAAGCGGTACATTGGAGATCTTGTTAAACTTAATAAAATCAGATGGTGTCAATTTAATTCAGTTGGATTTCAAAAGCAACCTTTTCAAAGTTATTGGTTCTGTTATTGGTCACTTTCACCAgagaatttcaattgaacttAAACGGAGTGTGTTGACAGCAACTATACAGAATTTGCACTTGTTAGCCCCGGTATGCAATAGTATTGCTCTAAACACTTATCATGCCCCTGAGCTTTCGGAGTTGGATGCACAAGATGTCCTCAATGCCCTAATTTACAACTTGTTCAGCACTATATCAAGCACTCAACACGACATACCAATCTCAGAGGTGGCTTCCATCGGTGAGTTTTGTAAAGATGCTATCGTGTGTACGGCCTTGGCTAAGGTGAAGGTGGAAGAGTATGAGGAAGATATCAATCTGTATGTAAGCGATGTTACTGGTTTATCGGTCGATATTATCGCTCGTGATGCGATACTAGACTTGTGGAGCGAATTAAATGAAACAGATGCCCGGGGTATCTGTGCTATGATTATCGATCTGTTTTCCAGTGATGAGAGATTATTGGAAGCCGAACTTTACACTTTAGAGGGtttattatcaaatgatgCACAGTTACCTGAAGTTCCACTAAGTACACTACTTTCGTTCATAAAATACGACAGCAAGATAGTAACATCAAGGTGTATATTGTTATTGCCAaaatactttgaaaattttatgGAAAAGGAAGCACGGAGGGTATTTGCTGACATTGTTACGTTTGCGGGAAAGGGTGGCGCCTTGATTCAAATATCCACACTTGTCAGTTGCAGTTATTTTCAGCATGTTATCGAATTCTCCACACTAGACAGCTCTCTCCAATTGTCGATCTTTAAACTTGCATATGCATTGTTGGATGAATGTGACGAAGATGGGCTTCCTGTCTTGTTGGAGGCTATCGTACTGGGAATACCAATTAACCCAAAGCATGCAGCAGATCAGCAAATTGTGGCAGGTGTAAGTGTGGTGGacattattttcaaaattgctTTTAAAGATCCCGCAAATGTACAATTGATATCAGACTCGTCGGATTGTTTAACTGCATTATTGCAAAACATAGATACTCAAGACTACATCAATGCATGTGAAAAGTCGTTACCATTcatatttgaaatcatGGAAAAGAGCAATGGCGAATACACTCCACAATTATATTTGAGTTTGGAACTTCTCGGCATCATATTGAAGTCCGCTCCTGGTGAGCTACCACCTCGGATATTCGAGTATGCTTACCCTATATTGCGAAATGTGTTACTCCGATCGTCAGATGatcaaatacttcaaaGTGGTGGTGAAGTGTTTGATGAGTTGATCCGAAAGGCGTCCAACTTGTTCGTGAACTACAAAGATCCCTCGAGCGGTATTTCGGGTCTTGAATCGATGATGCAGATTGTATCTAAGTTCTTATCACCCCAATTGTCTGATAGTGCCGCAAATAAATGTGGATTGATAGTAGCATCATTAGTGAACGAGTTTCAAGACTATTTGTCGCCGCAGCTATTGACTCAGATACTTGAAGCAACTGTCAATAGACTAGTTATTGCAAAACAATCCATCACAATCGAGAATTTAATTATGGTCTTTTGCCGGTTGGTGCTCAAGTCTCCTGAAGATACGATCAACTTTTTAAGCAGTATGGTCGTAAATCAAAAATCGGGATTGGAAGCTGTATTGCCAATTTGGTTCGAGTCATATGAAGTTACTAGAggatttgatcaaatcaagcAAAACTCCTTGGCATTGGCTAAAATATTCACCTTGGGCGATCCAAGAATATCTAACTTGGTAGTAAATGGAGAAATAATCCCATATGATGGCGATATGATCATCACAAGGTCCATGGCGAAAGCAATGCCAGATAGGTATACCCAAATATCTGCCGCATTAAAGATTCTAAAACTCTTGGTTGGCGAgttacaatttcaatgccAACAACCAAGTGCTGATGATTTTGCCAATGGAGAAGAAAATAACGAGGTTCAAGctgacgatgatgaagaaggttGGGAGGATATGGATGATATAGGAGTGCCAAACTTTGCGAAGTTGAAGTCGTACGTTGATGACCACAAGGATAGACCTGAGGATGATAGTTTAAAAGCATTGTTGGTGGAATTTTTCAGAGAGTGTACCAGTAAGAACTTGGGCAATTTCAGTCACTATTACGAGCAGTTGAATGATAATGAGAAGAAGATTGTTGGTGAGTGTCTCATATTTTGA
- a CDS encoding Hgt13 sugar transporter (involved in glycerol utilization): MDSDEVKATVSESEHSEKSKHILNVDLNDCEDPDRIHTFMGLSGLKLNYAVSVFAGVGFLLFGYDQGVYGSLLSLDSFENTFPSMKASVNSTLQGAVIAVYELGCGFAALSTVYLGDKLGRIKCMFLGCVIVVIGAALQASAFTVTHLAIARVFTGFGTGYLTATVPVWSSEMSKAKSRGKLIMMEGSLITLGITISYWVDFGFYFVDKGGDPKAISWRIPVVLQAIFPIFLIMFVFKFPESPRWLMAKGRVREARIVFSALYNVPEGDEKITDQLTEIQSAIELEKSSDEGFSLKALTSQGPTRNFHRLSLACWSQIMQQISGINLITYYAGTIFQNYIHMSPFNARILAACNGTEYFLASLFGILFIERVGRRKLLFWGAIGQSLSMVALTVAAWKSQVAHDAQGGNSTPPGIAATVFLFVFNSVFGVSYLGATWLYPPEISALQLRAPTAALSTASNWAFNFLIVMITPVCFENIQYYTYTIFAVINALMAPAIYFFYPETSGRTLEEMDFIFNQCPVKEPWKVVQIEKNTPRRRHAENDLEKPTVEHIDNVDSDGILSK, encoded by the coding sequence ATGGACTCCGACGAAGTTAAAGCAACCGTTTCTGAGAGTGAGCATTCTGAAAAGTCCAAACACATTTTAAATGTTGACTTGAACGACTGTGAGGATCCCGACAGAATACATACGTTCATGGGGTTGTCGGGACTCAAATTGAATTACGCAGTTTCAGTATTTGCTGGTGTTGGATTCTTGTTATTTGGTTATGATCAAGGGGTTTATGGAAGTTTACTAAGTCTTGATTCATTTGAGAATACTTTCCCTTCAATGAAAGCCAGTGTCAATTCAACATTGCAAGGTGCTGTTATTGCTGTTTATGAACTAGGATGTGGATTTGCTGCCTTGTCAACTGTTTATCTTGGTGACAAGTTGGGTAGAATTAAATGTATGTTCTTAGGTTGTGTAATTGTTGTGATTGGCGCTGCGTTGCAAGCTTCTGCATTTACAGTTACTCATTTGGCTATAGCAAGGGTTTTCACTGGGTTTGGTACCGGCTATTTGACTGCAACAGTGCCGGTTTGGTCATCAGAAATGAGTAAAGCGAAATCAAGGGGTAAATTGATCATGATGGAAGGTAGTTTGATCACATTAGGTATTACCATTTCATATTGGGTTGATTTTGGGTTCTATTTCGTTGACAAGGGTGGTGATCCTAAAGCTATCTCATGGAGGATTCCTGTTGTGCTTCAAGCCATATTCCCAATATTTTTAATCATGTTTGTTTTTAAATTCCCCGAGTCTCCACGTTGGTTAATGGCAAAGGGAAGAGTCAGAGAAGCAAGAATTGTTTTCAGTGCATTGTACAATGTTCCAGAAGGAGATGAAAAGATCACTGACCAATTAACTGAAATTCAAAGTGCCATCGAATTGGAGAAATCCAGCGACGAGGGTTTTAGTCTCAAGGCATTAACTAGTCAGGGGCCAACAAGAAACTTTCATCGTTTGAGTTTGGCCTGTTGGTCACAAATAATGCAACAAATATCAGGGATCAATCTAATCACATATTATGCTGGAACAATTTTCCAGAATTACATTCACATGTCGCCGTTCAATGCAAGAATCTTGGCCGCTTGTAATGGTACTGAGTACTTTTTAGCCTCATTATTTGGTATATTGTTCATTGAAAGAGTTGGAAGGAGAAAATTATTATTCTGGGGAGCTATTGGCCAATCACTTTCCATGGTAGCTTTAACTGTGGCAGCATGGAAATCTCAGGTAGCACATGACGCTCAGGGGGGAAACAGTACTCCACCTGGAATCGCCGCTACAGTATTCCTTTTTGTGTTTAATTCAGTTTTCGGTGTATCGTATCTTGGTGCAACTTGGTTATACCCCCCTGAAATTTCAGCATTGCAATTGAGAGCTCCAACAGCAGCATTATCAACAGCAAGTAACTGGgcattcaatttccttaTTGTAATGATCACGCCAGTTTGTTTCGAAAATATCCAGTATTACACGTATACGATATTTGCTGTTATCAATGCCTTGATGGCACCAGCAATTTACTTCTTCTATCCCGAAACTTCAGGTCGTACTTTGGAGGAAATGgactttattttcaatcaatgtCCTGTCAAAGAGCCATGGAaagttgttcaaattgaaaagaatacaCCAAGAAGACGTCACGCGGAAAATGATTTGGAGAAACCAACCGTTGAGCACATTGACAACGTGGATTCAGATGGTATTCTTAGTAAGTGA
- a CDS encoding Mcm1 transcription factor (the C. parapsilosis ortholog has an intron in the UTR; similar to C. parapsilosis CPAR2_301420 and C. albicans MCM1): MSTKIEENAEYETGANGNPINNTTQANPPDDDDDDDVPSSGKTQKERRKIEIKFIQDKSRRHITFSKRKAGIMKKAYELSVLTGTQVLLLVVSETGLVYTFTTPKLQPLVTKPEGKNLIQACLNAPEEGLGGDQDQSDGEQAESPEQSAAPPAAVPNQQQQQHAQWQKQQHAAAAAAAAQHHQQQQPQQMQPIPGGGAGGAGGPHGIPQYGGNPGAGTQGQPGQPGGQPGNLPYGDYAYFSNMQNSNIPNQQQYQ, translated from the coding sequence ATGTCAACtaagattgaagaaaatgccGAGTATGAAACTGGCGCCAATGGAaatccaatcaacaacactaCTCAAGCCAATCCAccagatgatgatgatgatgacgatgtTCCATCATCAGGGAAGACCCAaaaggaaagaagaaaaattgaaatcaaatttattcaagaCAAGAGTAGACGTCATATTACATTCAGTAAAAGAAAAGCTGGTATTATGAAGAAAGCATATGAATTGAGTGTATTAACAGGAACTCAAgttcttttgttggttgtttCTGAAACTGGATTAGTGTACACTTTTACTACACCTAAGTTACAACCATTGGTTACCAAACCTGAAGGTaagaatttgattcaagCATGTTTGAATGCGCCAGAAGAAGGTTTAGGTGGTGATCAAGATCAAAGTGATGGTGAACAAGCTGAATCACCAGAACAAAGTGCTGCTCCACCTGCTGCTGTTCctaatcaacaacaacaacaacatgCGCAATggcaaaaacaacaacatgCAGCTGCCGCTGCAGCTGCTGCCCAacatcatcagcaacaacaacctcaacaaATGCAGCCAATACCTGGTGGCGGTGCTGGTGGCGCTGGTGGTCCTCATGGTATTCCTCAATATGGTGGTAACCCAGGTGCTGGTACTCAAGGACAACCTGGTCAACCCGGAGGACAGCCTGGTAATTTACCATATGGTGATTATgcatatttttcaaacatgCAAAATAGTAACATACctaatcaacaacaatatcaataa
- a CDS encoding Cip1 possible oxidoreductase, with amino-acid sequence MSKASIAIIGLNGFLGKHVVNAINSGVFDSKIQFPIKAITRKEGSKSTDKIEYVVSAETSPNDSHLIDSLKGIDAIVELTGPNPELFSNIEKIVEKVKPKLFIPSQFGTDIPQVDTYAPGFLTLKSQHSEAVRKLGVKVVDVITSLFAVPGAFLYDWVGAVGITEQGVNLIGDIDQKFNISKLEDVGNVVLAVATHQPYSDLPDLVHVVSDTITVKDVIEKYEKSKGIKLNIVSKRSAEEGKKEFIDKLNAGFNPNDFLFYLQVIVAQGLDKGLYFSKLDNELFNPKESLWKWGKF; translated from the coding sequence ATGTCTAAAGCCTCAATTGCAATTATTGGTCTCAATGGATTCCTTGGAAAGCATGTTGTCAATGCCATCAACTCCGGTGTTTTTGACTCCAAGATTCAATTCCCCATCAAAGCAATCACAAGAAAGGAAGGATCCAAATCAACCGACAAGATTGAATACGTTGTTTCTGCTGAAACATCACCAAACGATTCCCATTTAATTGATTCACTCAAGGGAATTGATgctattgttgaattaaCTGGTCCTAACCCCGAATTGTTTTCGAATATcgaaaaaattgttgaaaaagtcaagccaaaattgtttattcCTTCACAATTTGGTACTGATATTCCTCAAGTTGATACTTATGCTCCTGGATTTTTGACTTTAAAATCTCAACATTCTGAAGCTGTTCGCAAGTTGGGAGttaaagttgttgatgtcaTTACTTCGTTATTTGCTGTTCCCGGTGCTTTTCTTTATGACTGGGTTGGAGCAGTTGGTATTACCGAACAAGGAgtcaatttgattggtgatattgatcagaaattcaatatttcGAAATTGGAAGATGTCGGAAACGTTGTGTTGGCAGTTGCAACTCATCAGCCATACTCGGATTTACCTGATCTAGTTCATGTTGTCAGTGACACGATTACCGTTAAAGATGTTATTGAGAAATATGAAAAGTCAAAGGGaattaaattgaatattgtGTCGAAGAGATCAGCTGAAGAAGGTAAGAAGGAATTTATTGATAAGTTGAATGCCGGGTTTAACCCAAATgactttttgttttatttgcAAGTAATTGTTGCTCAAGGCTTGGATAAAGGATTGTATTTCAGCAAGTTGGATAACGAATTGTTTAATCCTAAAGAGTCATTGTGGAAATGGGGTAAATTTTAA
- a CDS encoding Gph1 glycogen phosphorylase translates to MSQDYLTPSTLPHPPLKRTNTGFTPNQIIALDAEIPASAKETWFRYSQLDILDSNYRGPRNKTDNVHTIVDNPDKFEKEFVNHVEMSLGRSMYNCDDLAAYQAAANTVRDALVIDWSNTQQRQTVQDGKRVYYLSLEFLMGRAMDNALINLKCEKNTKNSLNDLGFSLEDVLEQEPDAGLGNGGLGRLAACFVDSLSSKNYSGWGYGLNYQYGIFKQKIIDSYQVETPDYWLRYTNPWVLDRHEIRIPVDFYGYVYQEQDPNTGKVKKSWSGGERILAVPADFPVPGYNTDNTNNLRLWNAKPTHEFDFTKFNAGDYQQSVAAQQRAEAITAVLYPNDNFEQGKELRLKQQYFWVAASLHDIVRRFKKNHKTNWKKFPDQVAIQLNDTHPTLAIVELQRILVDLEGLEWDYAWSIVTKVFAYTNHTVLAEALEKWPVDVIGHLLPRHLEIIYDINYFFLKSVEHRFPDDRDLLRRASIIEEGYPKSVRMAYLAIIGSHKVNGVAELHSELIKTTIFKDFVKIFGPDKFTNVTNGITPRRWLRQANPELAALIAKKLDDPNYEYLTNLGRLKKLEQFIDDEKFLREWDAIKFNNKRRLAALIKQETNVDVDPTLLFDVQVKRIHEYKRQQMNIFSVIYRYLHIKELIAKGVSIDTIKEKYYISKASIFGGKAAPGYYMAKTIIHLICKVGEVVNNDTEIGNLLKVVFIPDYNVSKAEIICPGSDLSNHISTAGTEASGTSNMKFALNGGLIIGTVDGANVEITREIGEENIFLFGNLAESVDEIRHKHFVDGVNIPETLQKVFDAVQNGQFGNPDDFKPLIESIRDHGDNYLVSDDFDLYLDAQRKVENVFGHHGADAEDEDHLKRWVRKSVWSVANMGFFSSDRCIDEYAENIWNIEPSNI, encoded by the coding sequence ATGTCTCAAGATTATCTCACTCCGTCAACATTACCACACCCTCCTTTAAAGAGAACCAACACAGGGTTCACTCCTAACCAAATTATTGCATTGGATGCCGAAATTCCCGCATCAGCAAAGGAAACATGGTTCAGATACTCTCAATTGGATATATTGGACTCAAATTATAGAGGACCACGTAACAAGACTGATAATGTCCacacaattgttgataaccctgataaatttgaaaaggagTTTGTCAACCATGTTGAAATGTCATTGGGGAGATCCATGTACAATTGTGATGACTTGGCTGCTTATCAAGCTGCTGCAAACACTGTTAGAGATGCATTGGTGATTGATTGGTCCAATACTCAACAAAGACAAACTGTTCAGGATGGAAAAAGAGTTTACTACTTGTCGTTGGAATTTTTAATGGGAAGGGCTATGGATAATGCATTGATTAACTTGAAATGTGAGAAAAACACCAAAAATTCGTTGAACGACTTGGGTTTCAGCTTGGAAGACGTTTTAGAACAAGAACCAGATGCCGGTTTGGGAAACGGTGGTTTAGGTAGATTGGCTGcttgttttgttgactCTTTGTCATCGAAAAACTACTCTGGTTGGGGTTATGGTCTTAACTACCAGTATGGTAtttttaaacaaaaaattatcGATAGTTACCAGGTTGAGACTCCAGATTATTGGTTGAGATATACCAATCCATGGGTTTTAGACAGACACGAAATTCGTATCCCTGTTGACTTTTATGGATATGTGTACCAAGAACAAGACCCAAACACTGGTAAAGTTAAAAAGAGTTGGAGTGGTGGTGAAAGAATTTTGGCTGTTCCTGCAGACTTTCCTGTTCCTGGATACAACACCgacaacaccaacaatttAAGATTGTGGAATGCTAAACCAACCcatgaatttgatttcaccaAGTTTAATGCGGGTGATTATCAGCAATCTGTTGCAGCTCAACAAAGAGCAGAAGCTATCACTGCCGTGCTTTATCCAAATGATAACTTTGAACAAGGTAAAGAATTGAGATTGAAGCAACAATATTTCTGGGTTGCGGCATCATTGCACGATATCGTTCGTagattcaaaaagaatcacaaaaccaattggaagaaattCCCTGATCAAGTTgctattcaattgaatgacACCCATCCAACATtggcaattgttgaattgcAAAGaattttggttgatttggaaGGGTTGGAGTGGGACTATGCGTGGTCAATAGTTACCAAGGTTTTTGCTTATACCAACCATACAGTTTTGGCTGAAGCTTTGGAAAAATGGCCGGTTGACGTGATTGGTCATTTGCTTCCAAGACATTTGGAAATAATCTATGATATTAACTACTTCTTCTTAAAGTCTGTTGAGCACAGATTTCCAGATGATCGTGATTTGTTGCGAAGAGCTTCCATCATTGAGGAGGGATATCCTAAATCAGTGAGAATGGCATACTTGGCAATCATTGGATCCCACAAGGTCAATGGTGTGGCTGAATTGCACTCAGAATTGATTAAAACcaccattttcaaagatttcgTCAAGATATTTGGACCTGATAAGTTTACCAATGTCACAAATGGTATCACCCCAAGACGTTGGTTGAGACAAGCTAACCCTGAATTGGCTGCATTGATTGcgaagaaattggatgatcCGAATTACGAATATTTGACAAACTTGGGAagattaaagaaattggaacaGTTTATTGACgatgaaaagtttttgaGAGAATGGGATGCTATCAAGTTTAACAATAAACGTAGGTTGGCTGCTTTGATTAAACAAGAGACTAACGTCGATGTTGATCCAACTTTACTTTTTGATGTTCAAGTCAAGAGAATTCACGAATACAAGAGACAGCAAATGAATATCTTTTCAGTCATTTATAGATATTTGCACATTAAAGAGTTGATTGCCAAGGGTGTTTCTATCGATACAATCAAGGAAAAGTACtatatttcaaaagcttCCATTTTTGGAGGTAAAGCTGCACCAGGTTACTACATGGCTAAGACCAtcattcatttgatttgtaaaGTGGGTGAAGTTGTCAATAACGATACTGAAATTGGtaatcttttgaaagtgGTATTCATCCCAGATTACAATGTCTCTAAGGCCGAGATTATTTGCCCTGGTTCTGATCTATCAAATCACATTTCTACTGCAGGTACAGAAGCTTCAGGAACTTCTAATATGAAATTTGCCTTGAATGGTGGGTTAATCATTGGTACCGTTGATGGAGccaatgttgaaatcactcgtgaaattggtgaagaaaacattttcctttttggtAATTTGGCTGAATCAGTTGATGAGATCAGACACAaacattttgttgatggtgttaATATTCCTGAAACTTTacaaaaagtatttgatgCTGTCCAAAATGGACAATTTGGTAATCctgatgatttcaaaccTTTGATTGAAAGTATTAGAGATCATGGAGATAATTACCTTGTTTCTGATGATTTTGACTTGTACTTGGATGCCCAgagaaaagttgaaaatgtaTTTGGTCATCATGGTGCTGAtgctgaagatgaagatcATTTGAAGAGATGGGTTAGAAAATCGGTTTGGAGTGTTGCCAATATGGGGTTCTTTTCCAGTGATAGATGTATTGACGAATATGCTGAGAATATCTGGAATATAGAGCCATCTAATATTTAG